Below is a window of Zygotorulaspora mrakii chromosome 3, complete sequence DNA.
aagtgTTTTGAGATTTGGTCATTCTAGCTTTTATCTAGGTAACAAGATGCAAGGTAAGACACCTGAGGAGAAGTTCTTCGTCGATTCCAAAGAATATGCATTTCACGGTGGTGCAATTCCTATTTTCCTGGAAAAGAGTGATTATCCAGTTGCATGCTTGACTGTGAGTGGTCTAAAGCAAGAAGAGGATCATTTACTTGCCACAACATGCGCAATAAACTATGCTGAGCAGGCTGCTCAACACGGTTTGGAATTAGACTAAGCTGTAAAACTAAAAGTTAAAAAATCTAACGAATATGCGATTATATCTAAGAACCTATGTAATTTTTTAAGTGGACTTAACGAATTATGAATGACATTTCTGTATTTTTAATTGCTACTCATATGCTTAGAATCGTAATGATTTGTCAAAAATCGAGGCAATAATCCACTTGCCCTCCATCTCCACctaattttctttttagcGTCGAGGAACCACGCCATTGTGGGACAGTCGAACACATCTTTTGCGTTTTTTCTGGAAGAACTTTGTCTCTGAGACTGGACTTGTAGCCTTCTTATCAGTTCCTGCGAGAATCTATCCTGTGTTTGTAATGTCATCGTTGGGGTAGCAGGTCGTACAGGTTCTTCCAGTACGCTTGTTTCGCCATGCGTAAGTTCTAATGCGCTATTCATACTGCTCAATGAGGAGTCAATGCTGATTTCACCGGACGTCTCAAACTCAtagttttcaaatacttTGGCCGCTTCctcatatttttcagtacAGTTACCGCAAACGATCTCCTTGAAATCATCAGCATCTGAAATAAGTGAGCTAATCTCATAAAGCGGACTGTCACATATAACACAAGTTCTCAGTTGTGATTGAATCCGTAGATTACTTAAGTATTTATCGTTTTCCTGAGTTTTTGGTTTCATAATGACATCCAAAATATTTCGCACACTATCTGAGACGTTCGAGAGGTCTACACCAATATCCACTTCATTTTCGCATGCATCCTCTTTATCGTAgtcattatcattattgcTAGACCTCTCGTTTCCGTTTAATGTCTGATTGTCAGAGACCCGACCCGACGCGAATTCATTCCTAGTAGATTCTTCTCCGAAGACATAGGGAGTTAATGTCAGTGAAGAGCTTGATGACTTGGACAGTGCTGTTTTAGGGGTCTTCAGTTTAATCGGAATATGCATATCCTTCCTTTTGCTCATtttgcttttcaaatcagcGATTGATACTTTCTTCTTGGTACAGCGTTCATGTGGCCCACCTGAGTATTTTATGTAGTCTTCGATTAGAACAATTGGATGTTCGTTTTCCTCACCATCCTCGTCATCATTTCCAGATTCACCAGCTAGCAACAATGGTATTCCATAGCTTATTCGTCTATTCTCCATATCGGTATGTATGCGGATTTCATTCACGGGATTTAACTTCAACCGCTTTACATTCAACGAGCTTCTCTCACTACCCCTTGGTGGGCAAATGGGCAATGTTGTgagtttattttcatctaATAAGTCCAGCTTTGAAGTCGCATGATGTAGCTTTGATGTCGTATGCTGTAGCTTTGAGGGAACCCTAGGCTTAGCTCCCATTAATTGGGAGCGCCTCTTTCTGTTGTGAATCAGTGGCTGTAAGATACTGTCAGTCTTTTTGGAAGGGGTACTATTACTCTCGAATGCGAATTCTTTTCGATCGAATTGCCATTTGTTCTGTGACGTTTCTGCGCTTTCGAACAGAGGAGGACTCACAGGACGGATGAAGGAAGGCTTATTGAGATTTTCTGAAACATTCTCTTGAAGGTTGGAAGCTGAAGACAGTGATATTAAAGATAATGAATTGGAGTCTATTGGTTCAAGAATTCTAGATTGAGAAGTGTTTTCCATTGGTTATTTGTTCTACTCTTGAATGAAAGAGCCCGACACTGGCTTAGGTAGTGACAATGAggattcaaaagattgaatCTGTATATATGGCCATATCAATGTCTTCAACGGACTTGCTTAATTTAGCCTGTTTTAATTATCTTGAATCAACATTTTTCCTTATGTTTACATGTTCCCTTAACTGGAAATGCGATGTTCCATCGCATAGAAGCGACAGCAAGAACGACACAatattcttgaaaatataaatacGACGTCTATAAATATGATTGTCTTACATTATAGGTTCCGAATAGTTTTTTGGACAGATTGTATTGAGCTCTTGATTGGTTCAAGTTTTATAGGCGTGAAATCCAATGATTTTAGCAGAGCATGACTGTCACCTCTGGAAAGAGACTCGCAAGCCGAAGATAATTGTGAAATATATACAGCATATGAATCATCGCAGTTGTATCTTAGATCGCTTagttttgttttgattAATTTTTTAGCTTCATTATCTTTAATTCTCTTGAAGTTGTCGAGAGTTTTTAGGGTTTGTATTTGAGTTAAATAAACGTGCGACAATTTCCAGCAAGTGCTCAACTCAGTTTCCGTTTTTATATCACGAAGATGGCTAGTTAGCTTTGAACCATCTGTTTTGTACAGATCGTAAAAGACATTGAAAGACCACATGTCTATCTCATCAAATGATTGTTCTAAAGCAGTTTGGAGTTCTTTTCCACTCAATGTTTCCGTTAGAAGTCTATCAATAAATTCGTCATTCACTTGCTTTGTTGGAATTGCTTCTATCATGAGTTCTTTAATACAGTTGAGTGCTATAGTCTGTTCATTGATATTCAAATAATCAAGTGTTGATGGTAGGTTATCCTTTGTGACGTTAGAGCCGAATAATGTCCAATCTCTATTGTCTGAGAACTTTAAACTTCCTCCGGCCTCCAAATACCTGAAGTCATCGTGCAGGGTATGAAGTAGATCGCTTTTTTTGTCATTACACAATCTTGCTAATTGAAGTCTTTCATATGACATCATCCATTTCATGCTTGATCTCTGTAATCTGTCTCTAAATTCGATCAGTCCAAGTATTTTACTATaagcttttttcttcaatgccAGTCTCATGAATTGAGAGTATCTCTCCATAGATGCCCGATAAAACCTATCTTGTGAATCTTTTAAGCCTCTAAGGAAGTCGCTGTCCTTGGAAGGGAATAAAGTAGAATACCGCGAAAACATGATATAATCGAAACTATCAATTTGCAtgttttttgatttgaactCCAAAAACAACGAAAAAGCCAAAGGAACGCATCCCAAATGCATGTAAAGTGATATTAAGCAAACCCCCGTATCAAAATTATGTGGGTCTAATCTTTGGTAATTTTCAAGTAGGGAAACTGCAAGTAATACATCTTTCAAGATTGGTTCATTTTGATTCTTAAATAGTATTGATTGGACTTTATCCAAGATAAACTTGGAGCATGTTGAGTAGTCCGTCGTTGGTTTCGATTTTAAGGATTCCTTGTGTTTATTGTAAAGATGTCCTGAATCAGATTCAGTTAGATGTAAATCAAATGCATTTGAATCATGAATCAAACTCTGATTATCCAAGGAATCAAATACCGATTTTAGTGCGTCACTATCGACAGACTGCATGTAGCGTTTGATGTCGACAATACAACACGGTTTTTcatgatattttgataGATAATGTAACAATGACGACTCAGATATTCTTCCGTCGAAAATTTTATCgttttccaaatatgaAAGTCTACTGTTCCTGGAATCACCGACTAAAGAGTGGATAATCTCAATTATTTCTGTTTTTGACTTTCCCAAGTGATATCCTGAACGTGACAGCTGCATTATCAACTCATAGTCGTCAATCTTGGCCAAAATTCTACGGCACACGTCGAACATGGTCTTATAATCATCTTCCGGAATATGTTTTAtcagaaaattcttcaaatacaAATCCAGTGACTTATCTAAATGAGGCTTAATTTCAGAAACGACTTCATTCGACTTCGAAAGATCTCCGGGAAACAATTCCGTACAGACCAGGCAAAACACGGTAACCTCTTGCGTCGACTGAAAAGGTTTAGCTGTGCATAGTGTTCTGTATGCTAGTTGAGGCAATAACCTTGCTTCTTGATCAGTGACTTGATCTCGTTGAAACTTGAAGAGGGCCAATATAGAAAGGGCATACCAGAAAGAGTAATCGCGTGAAGTCGGATTCGAAACATCGCCATCCACGCATAGCTTCCCCATCTTTTGACTGGCGCGAATAAGGTGCCTGAAATTCGAGTCCtccaaagatttttcaaaccaTTGCAAGGCTGAATTGAATGAAGGATACTTGAAATTGGCTCGTTCGTATATTTGCAAAGCTTCATCGTATTTGCccagttcaaaaaaaaaagtatgaaGCATGTTCAAAGCTGATAAATCGCTGGTAATTGTTGAGCCTTTTGGTCCATAAATTTGACCCAATGAGCTTTCataatcaaattttttgggGGATTGACGATATTTCACGTATGTTTCCAATACTTTCAAGTATGAGTTATTCGGATACTGTTTTCTTAAAGTACCTATCTTTTCATGGCACCGTTTAAAATTCTCCTTCTCAATGAGATCCAGTATCTCCCGATCCATTTCCAGAGACCTTACCAGAATAGAGACCAGCTGAAGAAATGCTCATTCAACATTTTAATTTAACCTTGTTATTgcagctcttttttcaaatactaCCTGCTAATGCTCGCTACCAGTCGTATTCGGCGACTCTCTCTAAatatgctgaaaaattttagcGATGAGATGCGATGAGGTCAAATAGTTTCTTGATAAGATGAAGACAAAACTTCATTGAACAGTTATTTACTGTCATTTTAGTTACCGAGGGTCAGGTTTGAATAATAAGAAAGAAGCAACATGTCatcaatcttcaaagcatTGGCCGGTAAGGGGAAAAGATCTCAACAAGGAAAGTCGCAAGAGCCTAACGAGAAACAGTTCATGAATAAACAGCGTACCCTGTTGATCTCCAGTAGGGGTGTGAATTTTAGACATCGTCATTTAATCCAGGATCTTTACTCGCTGTTGCCacattcaagaaaagagccCAAGTTGGACACGAAGAAGGATCTACAGCAGTTGAATGAGATTGCCGAGCTATATAACTGTAACAacattttgttttttgagGCAAGAAAACACCAGGATCTATATATGTGGCTATCCAAACCACCTAACGGACCTACAATCAAGTTCTATCTGCAGAATCTTCATACGATGGATGAGCTGAACTTTACAGGTAATTGTCTGAAGGGTTCACGTCCTGTGTTGTCGTTCGACCGCAGATTCGAGACCTCACCACACtatcaattgatcaagGAACTACTGGTGCATAATTTTGGAGTTCCTCCCATGGCGAGAAAGTCCAAGCCATTTATTGATCACGTTATGTCTTTTAGTATTGTCGATGACAAGATATGGGTAAGAACGTATGAAGTCTCTCACACAGCAAGGAATAAACAAGAATACGAGGATAAACCTGAAGAAGAGGCTGAGGATATTTCTTTGGTGGAAATAGGTCCAAGATTCGTCATGACAGTTATCTTGATACTGGAGGGTTCATTTGGTGGTCCCAAGATTTACGAGAACAAACAGTACGTTTCACCAAACTTTGTAAGAGCTCAAGAAAAGCAACAAGCCGCAATTGAAGCAAAGGCAAGAGCAGATGCTGCtgttcaaagaaaaataaagaaaagggAATCTGTAATTGCCGCTGATCCTTTGTCCAACGAAgcagttttcaaagattaaGTATCCCTACAGTAtatatttgtaaaatagACAGAGAAAAGAACGACGGgtatcgaaaaatttttgaaaattttttaaactGAATATATATGGGACTAAATACATGTTCTAGCTACACTAAATCTCATTAATAGTGGTATGGCCCGTCATCAACCTTAAACCCTTTTCAACTACTGCTTGTGAGGTGCTCCGGCATGTTTTGCCAAGTATTccttgatgaatttttccTCATCCTTAGAACCAGCATTGAAATCAATGCTCTCTCCCTTCTTGGAGGAGAACGGATTGGGAATAGCAATCAAGGCTACCAAACCGATAGTTCCAAGCGCTAAGAAATGAGAAGGAACGGTTCTTCCCATAATATGGTATGCGGCACCCATTTTTACTTTATATTTGACTTCGTTAATGCTAATTGGCTCCTTGTCTAATGCTTGAAGTACGAATGTGTTGTATTTTCTCTTGTCCAGATAAACAAGAAGTTGTTCTACTTCGGCCTacatataaaaaaaaagtggcCAATAGGAGGGCACTATTAGTTTTTTAAATGGaaagtttggaaaaaatgggTCAGTTGACCTTCTGGTCAATCTTATTATGAGTTTAGCCATGCTGAGTTGTCGATAACAAGTGTTGTCTCTATCTTATGTTCATTTCAGCCTGCTTGGATTTCTTTGTCCCTTGGCTGCCGTCATTTATTTAGGCGATAAGTTTAATGTTTCCCCTAACTCTTCACTTGAAACAACGAGAAGTACTACACATACAGACTCTTTTCGAGAGTACTTAGATAGTTGGTGTGATGAAGTTGTTGAAAAGTGTTGCGTTGACAGCACTTGCAGGCCACGTTGGGATGGCAAGTGCCCTTTCTCTATTTGAAGATGTAGTATCTCTACCCAAATTTGAATTACCACGGCTTCCAAGAAATGCGTTTCAAGATATCAGACCTGGTTCAAATGATGAGGGTACTGTTACTTTGGCATCGGATATAGACGATAGCTACTCTTTGAGAATAAAGAAGGTTGATCCTTCGAAATTAGGGCTGGACACTGTTAAACAGTGGTCCGGTTATCTTGACTACGAAGAGAGCAAGCACTTCTTTTATTACTTTTTTGAGAGCAGAAACGATCCAGAGAATGATCCAGTTATCTTATGGCTCAATGGGGGTCCAGGGTGTTCGTCTTTAACCGgccttttctttgaattaGGGCCTTCATCGATTGGCGCCGATTTAAAGCCAATCCATAATCCCTACTCATGGAACAATAATGCGTCGATAATCTTCTTGGAGCAGCCGCTAGGTGTTGGATTTTCATatggtgatgaaaagattgTCACTACTAGAGCAGCAGGAAAGGATGTCTATATTTTCTTGGAATTGTTCTTCCAAGCATTCCCGCAATATAGCTCGAACGATTTCCATATTTCAGGTGAATCATATGCTGGACATTATATCCCGCAAATAGCTCACGAAATTGTACTGGAGCATCCAGAGCgctctttcaatttgtcTTCCATCTTGATTGGAAATGGCATCACTGACAGTTTGGTTCAGTCAGATTACTATGAACCGATGGCTTGTGGCTTTGGTGGCTACCCTGCAGTATTATCTGAGGATAAATGTGATAAGATGAATAAAGATGCTAAAAGGTGCCGCGTGCTAGCGGAAATTTGCTACAAAACGGAATCAAATCTGCCATGCATTGCAGCTTCCTCCTATTGTAATGCTGTTCTCTTAGATCCATATCAGGAGACAGGATTAAATGTTTATGATATTCGTGGACCTTGCGAGGATCAAGACGAGGGCGACATGTGTTACTACGGTTTGCGTTATGTTGATCAGTATTTAAACCAAGCATTCGTTCAAGAAGCTCTTGGTTCTGACGTTCACAACTACACAGGCTGTAGTGAAGATGTGTTTCTCGGTTTCGTATTGACAGGTGATGAGGCCAAACCATTCCAACAGTATGTTGCGGAATTGCTTGATCGTGATATTCCCGTATTGATATACGCCGGTGACAAGGATTTTATCTGCAATTGGCTAGGTAATCGTGCTTGGTCTGATCAACTCG
It encodes the following:
- the BRX1 gene encoding ribosome biogenesis protein BRX1 (similar to Saccharomyces cerevisiae BRX1 (YOL077C); ancestral locus Anc_3.129), whose translation is MSSIFKALAGKGKRSQQGKSQEPNEKQFMNKQRTLLISSRGVNFRHRHLIQDLYSLLPHSRKEPKLDTKKDLQQLNEIAELYNCNNILFFEARKHQDLYMWLSKPPNGPTIKFYLQNLHTMDELNFTGNCLKGSRPVLSFDRRFETSPHYQLIKELLVHNFGVPPMARKSKPFIDHVMSFSIVDDKIWVRTYEVSHTARNKQEYEDKPEEEAEDISLVEIGPRFVMTVILILEGSFGGPKIYENKQYVSPNFVRAQEKQQAAIEAKARADAAVQRKIKKRESVIAADPLSNEAVFKD
- the ATP19 gene encoding F1F0 ATP synthase subunit k (similar to Saccharomyces cerevisiae ATP19 (YOL077W- A); ancestral locus Anc_3.128), which encodes MGAAYHIMGRTVPSHFLALGTIGLVALIAIPNPFSSKKGESIDFNAGSKDEEKFIKEYLAKHAGAPHKQ
- the MDM20 gene encoding Mdm20p (similar to Saccharomyces cerevisiae MDM20 (YOL076W); ancestral locus Anc_3.130): MDREILDLIEKENFKRCHEKIGTLRKQYPNNSYLKVLETYVKYRQSPKKFDYESSLGQIYGPKGSTITSDLSALNMLHTFFFELGKYDEALQIYERANFKYPSFNSALQWFEKSLEDSNFRHLIRASQKMGKLCVDGDVSNPTSRDYSFWYALSILALFKFQRDQVTDQEARLLPQLAYRTLCTAKPFQSTQEVTVFCLVCTELFPGDLSKSNEVVSEIKPHLDKSLDLYLKNFLIKHIPEDDYKTMFDVCRRILAKIDDYELIMQLSRSGYHLGKSKTEIIEIIHSLVGDSRNSRLSYLENDKIFDGRISESSLLHYLSKYHEKPCCIVDIKRYMQSVDSDALKSVFDSLDNQSLIHDSNAFDLHLTESDSGHLYNKHKESLKSKPTTDYSTCSKFILDKVQSILFKNQNEPILKDVLLAVSLLENYQRLDPHNFDTGVCLISLYMHLGCVPLAFSLFLEFKSKNMQIDSFDYIMFSRYSTLFPSKDSDFLRGLKDSQDRFYRASMERYSQFMRLALKKKAYSKILGLIEFRDRLQRSSMKWMMSYERLQLARLCNDKKSDLLHTLHDDFRYLEAGGSLKFSDNRDWTLFGSNVTKDNLPSTLDYLNINEQTIALNCIKELMIEAIPTKQVNDEFIDRLLTETLSGKELQTALEQSFDEIDMWSFNVFYDLYKTDGSKLTSHLRDIKTETELSTCWKLSHVYLTQIQTLKTLDNFKRIKDNEAKKLIKTKLSDLRYNCDDSYAVYISQLSSACESLSRGDSHALLKSLDFTPIKLEPIKSSIQSVQKTIRNL
- a CDS encoding uncharacterized protein (similar to Saccharomyces cerevisiae YBR138C; ancestral locus Anc_3.131), giving the protein MENTSQSRILEPIDSNSLSLISLSSASNLQENVSENLNKPSFIRPVSPPLFESAETSQNKWQFDRKEFAFESNSTPSKKTDSILQPLIHNRKRRSQLMGAKPRVPSKLQHTTSKLHHATSKLDLLDENKLTTLPICPPRGSERSSLNVKRLKLNPVNEIRIHTDMENRRISYGIPLLLAGESGNDDEDGEENEHPIVLIEDYIKYSGGPHERCTKKKVSIADLKSKMSKRKDMHIPIKLKTPKTALSKSSSSSLTLTPYVFGEESTRNEFASGRVSDNQTLNGNERSSNNDNDYDKEDACENEVDIGVDLSNVSDSVRNILDVIMKPKTQENDKYLSNLRIQSQLRTCVICDSPLYEISSLISDADDFKEIVCGNCTEKYEEAAKVFENYEFETSGEISIDSSLSSMNSALELTHGETSVLEEPVRPATPTMTLQTQDRFSQELIRRLQVQSQRQSSSRKNAKDVFDCPTMAWFLDAKKKIRWRWRASGLLPRFLTNHYDSKHMSSN
- the ATG42 gene encoding carboxypeptidase C (similar to Saccharomyces cerevisiae YBR139W; ancestral locus Anc_3.127), coding for MKLLKSVALTALAGHVGMASALSLFEDVVSLPKFELPRLPRNAFQDIRPGSNDEGTVTLASDIDDSYSLRIKKVDPSKLGLDTVKQWSGYLDYEESKHFFYYFFESRNDPENDPVILWLNGGPGCSSLTGLFFELGPSSIGADLKPIHNPYSWNNNASIIFLEQPLGVGFSYGDEKIVTTRAAGKDVYIFLELFFQAFPQYSSNDFHISGESYAGHYIPQIAHEIVLEHPERSFNLSSILIGNGITDSLVQSDYYEPMACGFGGYPAVLSEDKCDKMNKDAKRCRVLAEICYKTESNLPCIAASSYCNAVLLDPYQETGLNVYDIRGPCEDQDEGDMCYYGLRYVDQYLNQAFVQEALGSDVHNYTGCSEDVFLGFVLTGDEAKPFQQYVAELLDRDIPVLIYAGDKDFICNWLGNRAWSDQLEWKSKENYEYLPLKPWKSKDTGEEIGQIKKFGPLTFLRVYDAGHMVPMDQPESSLEMLNGWIHDKSRLLY